A region of Vigna radiata var. radiata cultivar VC1973A chromosome 10, Vradiata_ver6, whole genome shotgun sequence DNA encodes the following proteins:
- the LOC106775352 gene encoding 60S ribosomal protein L38, translated as MPKQIHEIKDFLLTARRKDARSVKIKRSRDVVKFKVRCSTYLYTLCVFDPEKADKLKQSLPPGLSVQDL; from the exons ATG CCTAAGCAAATTCACGAGATTAAGGACTTTCTTCTCACAGCCAGAAGGAAGGATGCGAGGTCCGTGAAGATTAAGAGGAGCAGAGATGTGGTTAAGTTCAAGGTTAGATGCTCCACGTACCTCTACACACTCTGTGTGTTTGACCCAGAGAAAGCTGATAAATTGAAGCAGTCACTTCCTCCAG GTTTGAGTGTTCAAGACCTGTAA
- the LOC106776288 gene encoding pentatricopeptide repeat-containing protein At1g62720, whose product MSFLRFNYYLLAKLLASNFRDNHFPSIALTLFSAKHSVLSASYSTAGLRHQSEGKRSDIRNFGGGLGKTGTDFQESLSFVASVCDGVEEEESEEGEGFSDDDSLEFITSFRGSKQQQRESIARIEIGEAEFRHPLVREVCRLITLRSAWNPDLEGHLRHLLRSLKPPLVCAVLRSQTDERVALNYFYWADRQWRYRHDTIVYYTMLYVLSKTKLCQGARRVLRLMTRRGIECSPEAFGYVMVSYSRAGKLRNALRVLTLMQKAGVEPDLSICNTTIYVLVKGNKLEKALRFLERMQVVGIKPNVVTYNSLIKGYCDINRIEDALELISEMPSKGCRPDKVSYYTVMVFLCKERKIDQVTHLMEKMVQDCNLIPDQVTYNTLIHVLSKHGHADDALAFLKEAEEKGFHVDKIGYSAIVHSFCQNGRMDEAKSLVIDMHSRGCNPDVVTYTAIIDGFCRLGRIDEAKKMLQQMNKHGCKPNTVSYTALLNGLCHSGKSLEAREMISVSEEHWWTPNAITYGAVMHGLRREGKLSEACDLTREMIEKGFFPNPVEINLLIQSLCRNQKVVEAKKYLEECLNKGCAINVVNFTTVIHGFCQIGSMEGALSMLDDMYLSNKHPDAVTYTTLFDALGKKGRLDEAAELIVKMLSKGLDPTPVTYRSVIHRYCQWGRVDDMLNLLEKMLVRQPFKTVYNQVIEKLCDFGNLEEAEKLLGKVLRTASKLDANTCHVLMESYLKKGFSLSAYKVASQMFRRNLVPDLKLCKKVSKQLVLDGKLVEADNLMLRFVERGIQQK is encoded by the coding sequence ATGTCATTTCTGAGgttcaattattatttactgGCAAAACTTTTAGCTTCCAATTTTCGTGATAACCATTTCCCCTCTATTGCTTTGACCCTTTTTTCTGCAAAACATTCTGTTCTTTCTGCTTCTTATTCAACCGCTGGTCTCAGACATCAAAGTGAGGGTAAACGCAGTGACATTAGGAATTTCGGCGGTGGTTTGGGGAAAACGGGTACTGATTTTCAGGAAAGCTTAAGTTTTGTAGCGAGTGTTTGTGATGgggtagaagaagaagagagtgaaGAAGGGGAGGGGTTTAGCGATGATGATAGTCTTGAGTTTATCACTTCCTTTCGTGGTAGCAAGCAACAACAGAGAGAAAGTATTGCAAGAATTGAAATTGGTGAGGCTGAATTTAGGCACCCTTTGGTGAGGGAAGTTTGTAGGTTAATCACACTTAGGTCTGCTTGGAACCCTGATTTGGAAGGACATTTGAGGCACTTGTTGAGAAGCCTCAAGCCCCCACTTGTTTGTGCTGTTTTGCGCTCTCAGACTGATGAACGAGTtgctttgaattatttttattgggcTGATAGGCAGTGGCGCTACAGACATGACACTATTGTCTACTACACAATGCTTTATGTTCTTAGCAAGACCAAATTGTGCCAAGGTGCGAGGAGGGTTCTTCGGCTAATGACTCGCCGCGGAATTGAATGCTCACCCGAAGCTTTTGGCTATGTGATGGTGTCTTATAGTCGTGCAGGCAAGTTGAGGAATGCATTGCGAGTTTTGACATTGATGCAGAAAGCTGGTGTTGAACCTGATTTATCTATATGTAACACTACTATCTATGTTCTGGTGAAGGGCAATAAATTGGAGAAGGCTCTGAGGTTCTTGGAACGAATGCAGGTGGTTGGAATCAAACCCAATGTTGTAACTTACAACAGCTTGATCAAGGGTTACTGTGATATAAATCGGATTGAAGATGCATTGGAGCTTATTTCAGAAATGCCATCCAAGGGGTGTCGTCCGGATAAAGTTAGTTATTATACTGTgatggtttttctctgtaaggAGCGAAAAATTGATCAAGTGACGCATCTAATGGAGAAGATGGTTCAGGATTGTAACTTGATACCAGATCAGGTTACATATAATACGCTTATCCACGTGCTTTCAAAACATGGGCATGCAGATGATGCTCTTGCTTTCTTAAAGGAAGCAGAAGAGAAGGGTTTCCACGTGGATAAGATTGGGTATAGTGCAATAGTTCACTCGTTCTGTCAAAATGGAAGGATGGATGAGGCAAAAAGTTTAGTGATTGATATGCATTCAAGAGGATGTAATCCGGATGTAGTGACATATACTGCAATTATTGATGGATTTTGTCGCTTGGGGAGGATAGATGAAGCAAAAAAAATGCTGCAGCAGATGAACAAACATGGGTGCAAACCAAATACGGTATCATATACAGCTTTGTTGAATGGCCTCTGTCATAGTGGAAAATCATTAGAGGCAAGAGAGATGATAAGTGTAAGTGAGGAGCATTGGTGGACCCCAAATGCCATCACTTATGGTGCCGTGATGCATGGGCTTCGTAGGGAGGGAAAATTGTCCGAGGCCTGTGATTTGACCAGGGAAATGATTGAAAAAGGGTTTTTCCCTAATCCAGTTGAAATTAACCTGTTAATACAGTCACTCTGCCGAAATCAGAAAGTAGTAGAAGCTAAAAAGTATTTAGAGGAATGTCTGAATAAGGGATGTGCAATTAATGTCGTAAATTTCACTACTGTAATTCATGGTTTTTGTCAGATCGGTAGCATGGAAGGTGCACTATCTATGCTAGATGACATGTACTTAAGTAACAAACACCCTGATGCTGTCACATATACGACATTGTTTGATGCATTGGGGAAGAAAGGTAGACTGGATGAGGCAGCTGAGTTGATTGTAAAGATGCTCAGCAAAGGTTTGGATCCAACTCCTGTAACATACAGATCAGTTATCCACCGTTATTGTCAATGGGGTAGAGTAGATGATATGTTGAACTTATTGGAAAAAATGCTCGTTAGGCAGCCATTTAAAACCGTATACAACCAGGTTATTGAAAAACTTTGTGATTTTGGGAACCTTGAGGAGGCTGAGAAACTACTGGGGAAGGTATTGAGAACAGCATCAAAACTCGATGCGAATACATGCCATGTTCTGATGGAAAGCTATCTAAAGAAAGGGTTTTCTCTATCAGCGTATAAAGTGGCTTCTCAAATGTTTAGACGTAATTTGGTTCCTGATTTAAAGTTGTGCAAGAAAGTGAGCAAGCAGCTGGTGTTGGATGGTAAGTTAGTGGAGGCTGATAACCTTATGTTACGATTTGTTGAGCGTGGAATACAACAAAAATGA
- the LOC106775286 gene encoding uncharacterized protein LOC106775286 isoform X1 — protein MACSVPFNKKNLDISFFVFKPTIVIIDDLVHELKHFSLTTENLGCVQSSIFRSIHGNMIIWYGAWPRQSSKEKEELTSTLKTMLTNSISTRAVLTDYSFLEAYGGESRDGSSTAKFSTGDILSLNSAVTTTNDLNDLCYAVLAILRSRFAKIEGTISGLCFKGQSKPRMVCMHVWKSLHFCYSWILNSDQRKWMMPYLERFSIEMKYDIFRVVYVSGDNVVDFNCISTHQMLENGKENSRQGQVMQN, from the exons ATGGCATGTTCTGTGCCTTTTAACAAGAAGAATTTGGACATAAGTTTCTTCGTTTTCAAGCCAACTATTGTGATCATAGATGACCTAGTTCATGAACTCAAACACTTCTCCTTAACTACTGAGAACCTTGGCTGTGTTCAGAGCTCTATATTTAGAAGCATCCATGGAAATATg ATCATATGGTATGGAGCATGGCCGAGGCAGTCGAGTAAGGAAAAAGAGGAGCTGACCTCAACCCTT AAAACAATGTTAACCAACAGCATATCAACCAGGGCTGTATTAACTGATTACAGTTTCCTTGAAGCATACGGTGGAGAGTCAAGAGATGGGTCTTCAACAGCAAAATTCTCCACTGGGGACATATTATCCTTGAACTCAGCAGTGACCACTACCAATGACCTTAATGACCTCTGCTACGCTGTTCTAGCAATTTTAAGGTCTCGCTTTGCCAAAATTGAAGGAACAATATCCGGGCTTTGCTTCAAGGGACAAAGCAAACCCAGAATGGTGTGCATGCATGTCTGGAAGTCTCTCCATTTTTGTTACTCATGGATTCTGAACTCCGACCAAAGAAAATGGATGATGCCATATCTCGAACGTTTCTCCATTGAGATGAAGTATGACATTTTCCGAGTAGTGTATGTTAGTGGTGACAATGTGGTTGATTTCAACTGTATTTCTACTCATCAGATGTTAGAAAATGGGAAGGAGAACAGCAGGCAAGGGCAGGTTATGCAGAACTGA
- the LOC106775286 gene encoding uncharacterized protein LOC106775286 isoform X2 yields the protein MFMKNFYLSMNDNFRCHCFMIIWYGAWPRQSSKEKEELTSTLKTMLTNSISTRAVLTDYSFLEAYGGESRDGSSTAKFSTGDILSLNSAVTTTNDLNDLCYAVLAILRSRFAKIEGTISGLCFKGQSKPRMVCMHVWKSLHFCYSWILNSDQRKWMMPYLERFSIEMKYDIFRVVYVSGDNVVDFNCISTHQMLENGKENSRQGQVMQN from the exons ATGTTCATGAAGAACTTCTATCTTTCAATGAATGACAACTTCAGATGCCATTGCTTCATG ATCATATGGTATGGAGCATGGCCGAGGCAGTCGAGTAAGGAAAAAGAGGAGCTGACCTCAACCCTT AAAACAATGTTAACCAACAGCATATCAACCAGGGCTGTATTAACTGATTACAGTTTCCTTGAAGCATACGGTGGAGAGTCAAGAGATGGGTCTTCAACAGCAAAATTCTCCACTGGGGACATATTATCCTTGAACTCAGCAGTGACCACTACCAATGACCTTAATGACCTCTGCTACGCTGTTCTAGCAATTTTAAGGTCTCGCTTTGCCAAAATTGAAGGAACAATATCCGGGCTTTGCTTCAAGGGACAAAGCAAACCCAGAATGGTGTGCATGCATGTCTGGAAGTCTCTCCATTTTTGTTACTCATGGATTCTGAACTCCGACCAAAGAAAATGGATGATGCCATATCTCGAACGTTTCTCCATTGAGATGAAGTATGACATTTTCCGAGTAGTGTATGTTAGTGGTGACAATGTGGTTGATTTCAACTGTATTTCTACTCATCAGATGTTAGAAAATGGGAAGGAGAACAGCAGGCAAGGGCAGGTTATGCAGAACTGA
- the LOC106775160 gene encoding putative hydrolase C777.06c, with the protein MAASNGFVDGAATPTPSESALIFLGTGCSSVVPNLICLLQPSNPPCSVCFQSLSTPPERNPNYRCNTSLLIDYCGDANDRKYILIDVGKTFRETVLRWFVSHRIPRVDSIILTHEHADAVLGLDDIRAVQHFSPTNDIDPTPLYLTQHSMDSIAEKFPYLVRKKRKEGEEIRRVAQIDWNIISDDCNQPFSASGLKFTPLPVMHGEDYTCLGFLFGEKSRVAYISDVSRFPASTEYVISKSGAGQLDLLILDSLYRTGSHNVHLCFPQTLETVKRLCPKQALLIGMTHEFDHHKDNEFLKEWSKREGIPVQLAHDGLRVPINL; encoded by the exons ATGGCTGCTTCCAATGGCTTCGTCGACGGCGCAGCCACCCCCACTCCTTCGGAATCGGCGTTGATCTTTCTCGGCACCGGTTGTTCCAGCGTGGTTCCCAATCTCATTTGCCTCCTTCAACCTTCCAACCCTCCCTGCTCCGTTTGCTTCCAGTCATTGTCCACCCCTCCCGAACGAAACCCTAATTACAG GTGCAACACGTCTCTCCTGATTGACTACTGCGGCGACGCGAACGATCGTAAGTATATATTGATCGATGTTGGAAAGACCTTCAGGGAAACAGTGCTTAGGTGGTTCGTTTCCCATCGGATTCCCAGAGTTGATTCT ATTATTTTAACTCATGAACATGCTGATGCTGTCCTTGGATTGGATGATATACGTGCTGTGCAGCATTTTAGTCCAACAAATGATATTGATCCCACACCCTTATATCTAACTCAACATTCAATGGATAG CATAGCAGAGAAGTTTCCGTATTTGGTTCGGAAAAAGCGTAAGGAAGGAGAAGAAATACGAAGGGTGGCTCAAATTGATTGGAACATCATTTCTGATGACTGCAACCAACCTTTTTCTGCATCAGGATTGAAATTCACTCCTTTACCA GTTATGCATGGAGAGGATTACACATGTTTGGGCTTTCTTTTTGGTGAGAAAAGCAGGGTGGCTTATATATCTGATGTTTCCCGGTTTCCTGCTAGTACAGAGTATg TCATCTCAAAAAGTGGGGCTGGACAGTTGGATCTTCTTATATTGGATTCATTGTATAGG ACTGGGTCACATAATGTTCACCTTTGTTTTCCACAG ACTCTAGAAACTGTGAAGAGATTGTGTCCTAAGCAGGCACTACTTATTGGTATGACTCACGAGTTTGATCACCACAAAGACAACGAGTTTTTGAAGGAGTGGTCCAAAAG gGAAGGAATTCCAGTGCAGCTTGCTCATGATGGACTGAGAGTCCCCATAAACTTATAG